One window from the genome of Anthonomus grandis grandis unplaced genomic scaffold, icAntGran1.3 ctg00000585.1, whole genome shotgun sequence encodes:
- the LOC126749733 gene encoding uncharacterized protein LOC126749733, translating to SPKLLRAHQLLTTIIILIFWKHTFIYFLLEPQILRIETTTAPKPSQPEVVLSDVDSPVDQFLRNERASENSYKRENTVNGDQSDAHMSTLSQSSKEDRSISEGSPKKDKKKKKGLRTPSFLKKKKEKKSREA from the exons TCGCCAAAACTACTAAGAGCACACCAATTATTAACCAccattattattcttattttttggaaacatacatttatttattttcttttagaacCTCAGATATTAAGGATAGAAACCACTACTGCCCCTAAACCGAGCCAACCTGAGGTCGTTTTAAGTGATG TTGACTCCCCCGTAGATCAGTTCCTAAGAAACGAAAGAGCTTCGGAAAACAGTTACAAAA GAGAGAACACCGTAAACGGGGATCAATCAGACGCtcatatgagcactttgtcgcAAAGTAGTAAAGAg GACCGTTCGATTTCCGAGGGTTCTCCCAAAAAggacaagaagaagaagaagggcTTGAGGACCCCCTCGTTCCTTAAGAAGAAAAAGGAGAAGAAATCACGTGAAGCATAA